A genomic segment from Bradyrhizobium sp. ISRA430 encodes:
- a CDS encoding DUF3551 domain-containing protein, protein MRILTFVILAIGTLSIGPAAAQTYDAAYPVCLHVYHPEANYYECRYTSLPQCNATASGRGAQCVINPYFANTRVPAGRYYRRVY, encoded by the coding sequence ATGCGCATTCTGACCTTTGTGATTTTGGCAATCGGGACGCTCTCAATAGGGCCGGCGGCGGCCCAGACGTACGATGCGGCTTATCCGGTTTGCCTACACGTGTATCACCCGGAAGCGAACTATTACGAATGCCGCTACACCTCGCTGCCCCAGTGCAACGCGACGGCATCGGGCCGCGGGGCTCAGTGCGTCATCAATCCGTATTTTGCGAACACGCGAGTGCCTGCGGGACGATACTATCGCCGCGTCTACTAA
- a CDS encoding alpha-2-macroglobulin, producing the protein MISLVRAVTICATLAFGLAAAQAADKAFKRDDLADSAIKLEAQIKSEAGPVAKTSATLRTDAETAFRRNDVRSGLLILGQIAATTPEDAGNWLRLAKVVFQITPKSSSEQTFLLERSSTAAYIAYLRAGNAGEEADALAVLGKSLAERKLWRPALDALRLSLDLREVADVRGQYEKLRDEHGFRLLDYTVDSDSASPRACFQFSEELAKRTDFTPFLALAGQDKPALSAEDKQLCVDGLKHGERYNINLRAGLPSTVKEGLPKSAEFNIYVRDRKPFVRFTSRAYVLPRTGQRGIPVVSVNTPAVNINVFRIGDRNLINTVVDSDFQKTLSKYQLSDLGDERGVKVWSGELATAMTLNQDVTTAFPVDQALGELQPGVYVMTAAAKGPGSDDEYQLATQWFIVSDLGVSAYSGNDGIHVFVNSLASTDPVAKAEVRLVARNNEILATRKTDESGHVLFEAGLARGEGGLSPALLTVSGEKADYAFLSLKTSAFDLSDRGVAGRAVPAGADAFVYAERGVYRSNETVYLTALLRDGQGNAVAGGPLTLVIERPDGVEFRRAVLSDQGAGGRSLSVPLNSAVPTGTWRVRAFTDPKGASVGETTFMVEDYVPDRIEFDLSAKDKLIKANAPVELKVDGHFLYGAPASGLQLEGDMLVAPAAERPGFGGYQFGVADEETTSNERTPLENLPEADANGVATFPVTLDKQPASTRPQEAQIFVRMSETGGRAVERKLVLPVAPVAAMIGVKPLFGDKSVAEGDKAEFDVVFVSPEGKTLPRDGLRYELLKMESRYQWYRQNNYWEYEPVKSTSRVADGDLTIAADKPSRISLAPRPGRYRLDVKSNDADGPVTSVQFDVGWYSEGSADTPDLLETSTDKPQYASGDTMTVSVNVRTAGKLTINVLGDRLLTTQTVDVKEGTAQVKIPVGKDWGTGAYVVATLRRPLDAAAQRMPGRAIGLKWFGIDKQTRTLAVKLTPPALIRPNSTLKIPVKLDGLNPGEDAKIVIAAVDVGILNLTNYKPPAPDDYYLGQRRLTAEIRDLYGQLIDGMQGTRGQIKSGGDAGAAELQGSPPTQKPLALYSGIVTVGADGSAKVSFDIPEFAGTARVMAVAWTATKLGRANTDVVIRDPVVLTATLPRFLLNGDHGTVNLEIDNVEGQAGDYKISVKAGGPVKMTGNPATTVKLAAKQRNSLSLALDATAAGQATLDVDIAGPNGLALARHYALDVKAATQVLARRSIRTLAKGESLTLTSDMFSDLVPGTGSVSISASLSTALDAATILKALDRYPYGCSEQITSRAMPLLYVNELAAGAHLAMDTEVDQRIRDAIERLLARQGSNGSFGLWSAGGDDAWLDAYVTDFLTRARERGFVVPDVLFKNALDRIRNSVVNANEPEKDGGRDLAYGLYVLARNGAAPIGDLRYLADTKLSNLATPIAKSQLAAALALVGDRNRAERVYGAALDSLAPKPVLEFGRTDYGSQLRDAAALVSLASEGNAPKATLTQAVSRVETARGLTPYTSTQENAWLVLAARALAKENLSLDVDGQPVKTALYRSYKAATLEGKPLKISNTGDAPVQAVVSVSGSPVTPEPAASNGFKIERNYFTLDGKPADISKVKQNDRFAVVLKITEAKPEYGHIMVSDYLPAGLEIDNPRLVSSGDSGTLDWIEDGEEPEDTEFRDDRFTAAVDRASDSKSVFTVAYIVRAVSPGKYVLPQAYVEDMYNPSRYGRTGTGSVEVRAAK; encoded by the coding sequence ATGATCAGTTTGGTTCGCGCCGTCACAATCTGCGCAACGCTCGCGTTCGGCCTTGCCGCAGCGCAGGCCGCGGACAAGGCTTTCAAGCGCGACGATCTCGCCGATTCCGCGATCAAGCTGGAGGCCCAGATCAAGAGCGAAGCGGGGCCAGTTGCCAAGACCAGCGCGACGCTGCGTACTGACGCGGAGACCGCGTTCCGGCGCAACGATGTCCGCAGCGGCCTGTTGATTCTCGGCCAGATCGCTGCGACCACGCCCGAGGACGCCGGCAACTGGCTGCGGCTTGCGAAGGTCGTGTTCCAGATCACCCCGAAGAGCTCCAGCGAGCAGACGTTCCTGCTGGAGCGCTCCTCCACTGCCGCCTACATCGCCTATCTGCGGGCCGGCAATGCCGGGGAGGAGGCCGACGCGCTTGCGGTGCTCGGCAAATCGCTCGCCGAGCGCAAGCTGTGGCGACCGGCGCTGGATGCGCTGCGACTGTCGCTCGACCTGCGTGAGGTCGCCGACGTCCGCGGCCAATATGAGAAACTGCGCGACGAGCACGGCTTCCGGCTGCTCGACTACACCGTGGACTCGGATTCGGCGAGCCCGCGGGCCTGTTTCCAATTCTCCGAGGAGCTTGCCAAGCGCACCGACTTCACGCCGTTCCTGGCGCTCGCGGGGCAAGACAAGCCGGCGCTGTCGGCCGAGGACAAGCAGCTCTGTGTCGACGGGCTGAAGCACGGCGAGCGCTACAACATCAATTTGCGCGCTGGTCTGCCGTCGACCGTCAAGGAGGGGCTGCCGAAATCGGCCGAGTTCAACATCTATGTGCGCGACCGCAAGCCGTTCGTGCGCTTCACCAGCCGCGCCTATGTGCTACCGCGCACCGGTCAGCGCGGCATTCCGGTGGTTAGCGTCAACACGCCCGCGGTCAACATCAACGTGTTCCGAATCGGCGACCGCAACCTGATCAACACCGTCGTCGACAGCGACTTCCAGAAGACGCTGTCGAAATACCAGCTCTCGGATCTTGGCGACGAGCGAGGCGTCAAGGTTTGGTCCGGCGAGCTGGCGACGGCCATGACGCTGAACCAGGACGTCACCACCGCTTTCCCGGTCGACCAGGCGCTCGGCGAACTCCAGCCCGGCGTCTATGTGATGACAGCCGCCGCCAAGGGGCCGGGCTCCGACGACGAGTACCAGCTTGCCACGCAATGGTTCATCGTCTCCGATCTTGGCGTGTCGGCCTATTCCGGCAATGACGGCATCCACGTCTTCGTCAACTCCCTGGCCTCGACCGACCCGGTCGCGAAGGCTGAGGTGCGGCTGGTCGCCCGCAACAATGAGATCCTGGCAACGCGCAAGACCGATGAGAGCGGCCACGTGCTGTTCGAGGCGGGGCTCGCGCGCGGCGAGGGCGGCCTGTCGCCGGCTTTGCTGACGGTCAGCGGCGAGAAGGCGGACTATGCTTTCCTCAGCCTCAAGACCAGCGCCTTCGACCTGTCCGATCGTGGCGTTGCTGGACGCGCGGTCCCGGCTGGCGCCGACGCCTTCGTCTATGCCGAGCGTGGCGTCTACCGCTCGAACGAGACGGTCTATCTCACCGCGCTGCTGCGCGACGGGCAGGGCAATGCCGTCGCTGGTGGCCCGCTGACGCTGGTGATCGAACGCCCCGATGGCGTCGAATTCCGCCGCGCCGTGCTGTCCGACCAGGGCGCCGGCGGCCGGTCGCTTTCCGTGCCGCTCAACTCGGCCGTCCCGACCGGGACGTGGCGGGTGCGTGCCTTCACCGATCCCAAGGGCGCCTCGGTTGGTGAGACCACCTTCATGGTCGAGGACTATGTCCCAGACCGGATCGAATTCGATTTGTCCGCCAAAGACAAGCTGATCAAAGCTAACGCTCCTGTAGAGCTCAAGGTCGATGGCCATTTCCTCTATGGCGCGCCGGCTTCGGGCCTGCAGCTCGAGGGCGACATGCTGGTCGCACCCGCCGCCGAGCGGCCTGGCTTTGGCGGATACCAGTTCGGCGTCGCCGACGAGGAGACCACTTCGAACGAGCGCACACCGCTGGAGAACCTGCCCGAGGCCGATGCCAATGGCGTTGCGACGTTCCCGGTGACGCTGGACAAGCAGCCGGCCTCGACGCGTCCGCAGGAGGCACAGATCTTCGTCCGCATGTCCGAGACGGGCGGACGCGCCGTCGAGCGCAAGCTCGTGCTGCCGGTCGCGCCCGTCGCGGCGATGATCGGCGTCAAGCCGCTGTTCGGCGACAAAAGCGTCGCCGAGGGCGACAAGGCCGAGTTCGACGTCGTCTTCGTCTCGCCCGAAGGCAAGACGCTTCCCCGCGACGGCCTGCGCTACGAGCTCCTGAAGATGGAGTCGCGCTATCAGTGGTATCGCCAGAACAATTACTGGGAGTACGAGCCGGTCAAGTCGACTTCGCGTGTCGCCGACGGCGACCTCACCATCGCGGCCGACAAGCCGTCGCGCATCTCGCTCGCACCGCGGCCCGGCCGCTACCGCCTCGACGTGAAGTCGAACGATGCGGACGGCCCCGTGACCTCGGTGCAGTTCGACGTCGGCTGGTATTCCGAGGGCAGCGCCGACACGCCAGACCTGCTGGAAACCTCGACCGACAAGCCGCAATATGCGTCCGGCGACACCATGACGGTGTCGGTCAATGTCCGAACCGCCGGCAAACTCACCATCAACGTGCTTGGCGACCGTCTGCTCACGACACAGACCGTGGATGTCAAGGAAGGCACCGCTCAGGTCAAAATCCCCGTCGGCAAGGATTGGGGCACCGGCGCCTATGTGGTGGCGACGCTGCGCCGTCCACTCGATGCCGCCGCGCAGCGCATGCCGGGCCGGGCGATCGGCCTGAAATGGTTCGGCATTGACAAGCAGACCCGCACGCTGGCCGTGAAGCTGACACCGCCAGCGCTGATCCGGCCGAATTCGACGTTGAAGATTCCGGTCAAGCTCGACGGACTGAACCCTGGCGAGGACGCCAAGATCGTGATCGCGGCGGTCGACGTCGGCATCCTCAACCTTACCAACTACAAGCCGCCGGCGCCGGACGATTACTATCTCGGCCAGCGTCGCCTGACCGCGGAAATCCGCGATCTCTACGGCCAGCTCATCGACGGCATGCAGGGCACGCGCGGGCAGATCAAGTCTGGCGGCGATGCGGGTGCGGCCGAATTGCAGGGCTCCCCGCCGACGCAAAAGCCCCTCGCGCTCTATTCCGGCATCGTCACAGTCGGCGCTGACGGCAGCGCGAAAGTCAGCTTCGACATTCCGGAGTTCGCGGGCACCGCGCGGGTGATGGCGGTGGCGTGGACCGCCACAAAACTGGGTCGCGCCAACACCGACGTCGTGATCCGCGATCCCGTCGTGCTGACGGCAACGCTGCCGCGCTTCCTGCTCAACGGCGACCATGGCACGGTCAATCTCGAGATCGACAATGTCGAGGGACAGGCCGGCGACTACAAGATCAGCGTGAAAGCCGGCGGCCCGGTGAAGATGACCGGCAATCCCGCGACTACCGTCAAGCTTGCCGCCAAGCAGCGCAACTCGCTGTCGCTCGCGCTCGATGCGACGGCCGCGGGGCAGGCGACGCTCGACGTCGACATCGCGGGACCGAACGGACTTGCTCTCGCGCGCCACTACGCGCTTGACGTCAAGGCGGCGACCCAGGTGCTGGCGCGCCGCTCAATCCGCACGTTGGCGAAGGGCGAGAGCCTGACCCTGACTTCGGACATGTTCTCCGACCTGGTGCCGGGCACCGGTAGCGTCTCGATCTCGGCGAGCCTGTCGACTGCCCTCGATGCCGCGACCATCCTCAAGGCGCTGGATCGTTATCCCTATGGCTGCTCGGAGCAGATCACGAGCCGGGCCATGCCGCTGCTCTATGTCAACGAGCTTGCGGCCGGCGCGCATCTCGCCATGGACACTGAGGTCGATCAGCGCATCCGCGATGCGATCGAGCGGTTGCTGGCGCGCCAGGGCTCCAACGGCTCGTTTGGGCTGTGGTCGGCGGGTGGCGACGATGCCTGGCTCGACGCCTATGTGACCGACTTCCTGACCCGTGCCCGCGAGAGGGGCTTTGTGGTACCGGACGTGTTGTTCAAGAACGCGCTCGACCGCATCCGCAACTCCGTCGTCAACGCCAACGAGCCGGAGAAGGACGGCGGCCGCGATCTCGCCTACGGCCTCTATGTGCTCGCCCGTAACGGCGCAGCGCCCATCGGCGACCTCCGCTACCTCGCCGACACCAAGCTGAGCAACCTCGCAACGCCGATCGCGAAGTCGCAGCTTGCGGCGGCGCTTGCGCTGGTCGGCGACCGCAACCGCGCCGAACGCGTCTATGGCGCTGCGCTCGACAGCCTTGCGCCGAAGCCGGTGCTGGAGTTCGGCCGCACCGACTATGGCTCGCAGCTCCGTGATGCCGCAGCGCTCGTCTCGCTCGCAAGCGAAGGCAATGCGCCGAAGGCGACACTGACGCAGGCCGTCTCGCGGGTCGAGACCGCGCGCGGGCTGACGCCGTACACTTCGACGCAGGAGAATGCGTGGCTGGTGCTGGCGGCACGGGCGCTAGCCAAGGAGAACCTGTCGCTCGATGTCGATGGCCAGCCGGTCAAGACCGCGCTCTATCGCAGCTACAAGGCTGCGACGCTGGAGGGCAAGCCGCTGAAGATCAGCAACACCGGGGACGCACCAGTGCAGGCGGTGGTCTCGGTGTCGGGCTCGCCGGTCACGCCTGAGCCGGCCGCCTCCAACGGCTTCAAGATCGAGCGCAACTACTTCACGCTCGACGGCAAGCCCGCTGACATCAGCAAGGTCAAGCAGAACGACCGTTTTGCCGTGGTGCTGAAGATTACCGAAGCCAAGCCGGAGTACGGGCACATCATGGTGTCAGACTATCTGCCGGCAGGTCTGGAGATCGACAATCCGAGGCTGGTGTCGTCGGGCGACAGCGGTACACTGGACTGGATCGAGGACGGCGAGGAGCCGGAGGATACCGAGTTCCGCGACGACCGCTTCACAGCGGCGGTCGATCGGGCCTCGGACTCCAAGTCGGTCTTCACCGTCGCCTACATCGTGCGCGCGGTCTCCCCCGGCAAATACGTGCTGCCGCAGGCCTATGTCGAGGACATGTACAATCCCTCGCGCTATGGCCGCACGGGAACGGGCTCGGTCGAGGTGCGCGCGGCGAAGTGA
- a CDS encoding 2-dehydropantoate 2-reductase: MQIAIVGAGAVGCYYGGLLARAAHDVMFIGRQTHVDAINAHGLLLETQNFKDYLPASAATDASSLASPDLVLFCVKSADTEEAGRSLAGRLGPETSIISLQNGVDNPQRLRAVTGHPVIPAVVYVGSEMAGPGHVRHHGGGALVIGSSPKSEALAQTLRAADIQTTVNDDIEKVLWSKLVTNCAYNALSAVAGISYGPMLDVEGTRDVVASAVQEAITVARACGVLVQEDLLDQILKIPAAMPNQKSSTAQDLARGKPSEIDFLNGHVVRKGAELGIPTPTNRALQVMVKLAEMKHKQ; encoded by the coding sequence GTGCAAATCGCGATCGTCGGAGCTGGAGCAGTGGGCTGCTACTATGGTGGCCTACTGGCGAGGGCTGCGCATGATGTGATGTTCATCGGCAGGCAAACGCACGTCGATGCGATCAACGCGCATGGCCTCCTCCTGGAAACACAGAACTTCAAGGACTACTTGCCTGCCAGTGCGGCTACAGATGCAAGCTCCCTCGCCTCGCCAGACCTGGTGCTATTTTGCGTCAAGTCAGCCGATACGGAAGAAGCAGGTCGGTCTTTGGCCGGACGCTTAGGTCCGGAAACGTCTATCATCAGCCTCCAGAACGGCGTCGACAATCCGCAGCGTCTTCGCGCCGTCACTGGTCATCCTGTTATTCCTGCCGTGGTTTATGTCGGCAGCGAAATGGCCGGCCCCGGCCACGTCAGGCATCATGGCGGTGGCGCCCTCGTAATCGGCTCATCCCCAAAAAGCGAAGCGTTGGCCCAAACGCTGCGCGCGGCCGACATCCAGACGACCGTGAACGACGACATCGAGAAGGTCCTTTGGAGCAAATTGGTCACGAACTGCGCCTATAACGCGCTCTCTGCCGTGGCGGGCATCTCCTACGGACCGATGCTGGACGTCGAAGGCACGAGGGATGTTGTGGCCAGCGCGGTGCAGGAAGCCATCACCGTCGCCCGTGCTTGCGGCGTCCTCGTGCAGGAAGACCTGCTTGACCAGATATTGAAAATTCCGGCGGCCATGCCGAACCAGAAGTCGTCCACCGCGCAGGATCTCGCGCGTGGCAAACCAAGCGAGATCGACTTTCTCAACGGGCACGTCGTGCGCAAGGGTGCCGAATTGGGCATTCCAACACCGACTAATCGTGCCCTTCAGGTGATGGTGAAGCTGGCTGAGATGAAGCACAAACAGTGA
- a CDS encoding DUF3551 domain-containing protein, with protein sequence MRRLLLWLLLSGAVLSVVVPAAAQTYDSRFPVCLQRWVWGGGTYFECKFTSWDQCRAAASGLPAMCLDNPYWPQGSPRGRAY encoded by the coding sequence ATGCGCAGACTGCTACTTTGGCTATTGCTGAGCGGTGCGGTGTTGTCGGTAGTCGTGCCCGCCGCAGCGCAAACCTACGATTCCAGATTTCCGGTCTGCCTGCAAAGGTGGGTCTGGGGTGGCGGCACATATTTCGAGTGCAAGTTTACATCATGGGATCAGTGCCGAGCAGCGGCATCGGGACTTCCGGCCATGTGCTTGGATAATCCATATTGGCCGCAAGGGTCGCCGCGCGGTCGCGCCTATTGA